In the Topomyia yanbarensis strain Yona2022 chromosome 3, ASM3024719v1, whole genome shotgun sequence genome, one interval contains:
- the LOC131693298 gene encoding phenoloxidase-activating factor 2-like, with the protein MPCSLSPNEEGVCVYAYLCPNGVINTDGEGLLDLRMGDICEDYFLRCCSKESACAENNGKCVSIEKCGVDLNEPKYKLFKKSDECDWSGYKCCPTKYVGQKKTPISPPKLEPETCNNNGVCVPHDQCLVNPDGISIIEARHADCSNADHTCCPTDKVKSNLDSDVCNSVGGKCVPQNQCSSLLTINVRISQCELPGYVCCTGDGTNSTSAASSGKPCFNGNGKCTSRNTCRSTTYRDRKGECNGLVCCATVTEPGQQTPKPVRTTTESTSSIIDSSAPATDRVICNDIGGLCLSAQECITTAGEMYEECENEEKVCCLRQSTTTEKWTTIDPLKPKPMNNNYTPRGCGYRNEGGVGFNTIGGSEGESQYGEFPWMVAILTGTGSGTKFVCGGALIDPEVILTTADCVKSFRRKPETLIVRAGEWDMGSLKEPIPHEERFVRLVKVHPAFKPTSLVNNVALLFLDDKFDLGDTIEPVCLPPNDFTISNGHVVATGWGTTPTNRNKYQQILKSLELPYTHRSDCERVLRKMTRNSRFSLDDSFMCAGGDSEVDTCQGDAGSPIVYAIPDDLQYRVYAVGMVSWGVGCGRPGVPAAYTNVAKFRDWIDEQMTQEDVTVYYYMYYRESPDDNDGGRN; encoded by the exons GTGTATGCGTATTTGTGCCCGAATGGTGTGATAAATACAGATGGTGAAGGACTACTAGATCTACGCATGGGCGATATCTGCGAGGATTACTTCCTAAGGTGCTGTTCCAAAGAATCG GCATGTGCGGAAAACAACGGCAAGTGTGTTTCCATAGAAAAGTGCGGAGTTGATCTGAATGAACCGAAATATAAGCTGTTTAAAAAATCAGATGAGTGCGATTGGAGTGGATACAAATGTTGCCCGACGAAATATGTAGGACAG AAGAAAACACCAATCAGCCCACCAAAGCTGGAACCGGAAACATGCAATAATAATGGTGTATGTGTACCACATGATCAGTGTCTGGTGAATCCAGATGGCATATCAATAATCGAAGCAAGGCATGCTGACTGCAGCAATGCTGACCATACTTGTTGCCCGACTGACAAAGTTAAATCTAACTTGGATTCCGATGTCTGTAACAGCGTTGGAGGGAAATGTGTTCCACAGAATCAATGCTCATCCCTTCTCACAATCAATGTGCGAATATCGCAATGCGAACTCCCGGGTTATGTTTGTTGTACCGGCGACGGAACGAATAGCACGTCTGCTGCATCTAGTGGAAAG CCGTGCTtcaatggaaatggaaaatgtaCATCCAGGAATACCTGCCGTAGCACAACTTACCGCGATCGCAAGGGTGAATGCAATGGCCTTGTTTGCTGTGCTACAGTCACAGAACCAGGGCAACAAACACCAAAGCCTGTTCGTACTACTACAGAAAGTACATCTTCGATAATTGATAGCAGTGCTCCTGCGACCGACAGAGTGATCTGCAATGACATTGGTGGACTTTGCCTATCTGCTCAAGAGTGTATCACAACCGCCGGAGAAATGTATGAAGAATGCGAAAATGAAGAGAAGGTTTGCTGTTTACGACAGAGCACTACAACTGAAAAATGGACTACGATTGATCCGCTCAAACCTAAACCAATGAATAATAATTACACACCACGAGGATGCGGATATCGCAACGAGGGCGGCGTTGGTTTCAACACAATAGGTGGCTCAGAGGGAGAGTCCCAATACGGAGAGTTTCCATGGATGGTAGCCATATTGACTGGGACGGGATCAGGTACTAAATTTGTCTGCGGAGGAGCTTTGATAGATCCCGAAGTGATTTTAACAACTGCAGATTGCGTTAAATCTTTTCGGCGGAAACCTGAAACATTGATCGTTCGTGCCGGTGAATGGGACATGGGTTCATTGAAAGAGCCTATTCCACATGAGGAGCGATTTGTTCGACTAGTTAAGGTTCATCCTGCATTCAAACCAACATCATTGGTGAATAATGTTGCCCTTTTATTTCTGGACGATAAATTCGATCTTGGCGATACGATTGAGCCAGTCTGCTTGCCCCCAAACGATTTCACCATCTCCAATGGACATGTCGTGGCTACCGGATGGGGCACAACACCAACTAAccgtaataaatatcaacaaatCTTAAAAAGTCTCGAGCTACCATACACACATCGATCGGATTGTGAGCGTGTGTTGCGAAAGATGACAAGGAATTCTCGGTTCTCGTTGGACGATAGCTTCATGTGCGCCGGTGGTGACTCAGAGGTAGATACGTGCCAAGGAGATGCAGGATCACCAATTGTCTACGCTATCCCGGATGACCTACAATATCGAGTATATGCAGTTGGCATGGTGTCCTGGGGTGTCGGATGCGGACGCCCTGGAGTACCAGCAGCCTACACTAATGTGGCAAAGTTTAGAGATTGGATTGATGAACAAATGACACAGGAAGATGTTACAGTATATTACTACATGTACTACCGAGAATCACCTGATGATAATGATGGGGGAAGAAACTGA
- the LOC131689290 gene encoding uncharacterized transmembrane protein DDB_G0289901-like encodes MASLWLGLILAFSLTLAYAQEEVIKCPGGECVKLHLCRDGELVTDGSNLIDIRFNPDDPCEHYLLKCCKIPNEEDEEIVEPPFSGGQEVVQPPSSHGEIIPVPPTTHENLNSVDAGGGGAIGGGGVGGGPIGNGGAGGVPTGGGGIGGSSTGGGGFGSEQIQGGGVHPIGTGNGGIGPIGNGGGGAGGVPTAGGGIGGSSTGGGGFGSESIQGGGVHPIGTGGAGVGPIGNGGGGATGGGPIGGGAVGGSGADIPPLGPQIGAGGYGNCHGQGFIGGGSLGYGSGSPVEMFGGMFPWGKPHLGNLQIGQYPPQISGLFNYVVGSGGQFGSVNNAGGFTGAPQVPGMVGSGVSASSSSYAGSQSVGHSGQFGTGSVSGSTSGAFVGSQGNLQTGGSQSSASAGSSSITSGGLAVPVSQYGSKPGQFGSSSVTGSVSGAFPGTHGIDQSTGSQSGASAGSSSVTSGGLQVPSHIATGTSALSGSQSVGQSGQFGSGSVSGSTSGASTGSQSNFQTGESQSGASAGSSSITSGGMQVPSHTESGTSDLSGSQYGSQSGQFGSSSITGSAFPGSHGIGQPIGSQSGASTDSSSVTSGELKVPCQIPTGTEALSGNQSAGQSGQLGSVSVTGSSSESFSGSQASGQSGRTLSGGPAGSYSITAKEVHVPSHTESEASTSSGSQIGSQTLVENMPFSNTSTGSSSGNQSGANSITSGEIQLPSNTDPSLFNQTKGQIENESFSGPLSGSLSGSQSLDNPESISGGLQHPIGSGVSEQLGGGSLYPHGEVPGSFSPGLEPENQSIPPTGEIEVPGTNDFEGSDGSQKTGYYGSDSKIPVGSMPTAGAGNKSPGQSVDDVSIHSGIKSPSLPESGAGISSVSAQSEQTSGLISSGVSTSEVKKNDMTGISAGQLSTGYPISGVTHDPSGSGLGAAVDSLGHLSEGTQSTTTTGKLPGGSSGVDAKPPGHFGIGSLIPAEGVSSTKESSATLGSDKVHKSGITGSGIFKGSNVEPSAVYTGSSLSQGQLIGEAVISPEKVSAGGFTESISGSLSGSDSGGFVREQTGSATDTIGVQSTGTTGSVGGTLHGSSAGLSGIDGKHTTKVTHDLNHGETDKYSSSSAGSESHHTLYGTGPTIVRPVGIGHGSETILPDSKGIIKDQTINTSGASAGGTFIKQQDFTAGGVKGGHQKSTGGAYGGHFTEKHSGKYSYGAYGHKDSSHDVTANPLVPSQENVGCGIRHADGVGFRITGNNDGESEYGEFPWMVAILKEEKALDQVINVYQCGGSLIHPQVVLTAAHCVQNKQPHEIKIRLGEWDTQTTNEIYDHQDRNVMEIVVHDKFYKGGLFNDVALLFLNKPAEIIDTVNTACLPPQDYNFDLNRCFASGWGKDVFGKEGKYQVILKKIELPIMPFIKCQDALRTTRLGRRFNLNKSFICAGGEPGKDTCKGDGGSPLVCPIPGTTNRYYQAGIVAWGIGCGETGIPGVYVNVAAFRNWIDEHLTQHSIPHDYYIYV; translated from the exons ATGGCTAGTCTCTGGTTAGGCCTGATTTTGGCGTTCAGTCTGACCTTGGCATATGCACAGGAAGAGGTTATC AAATGCCCAGGAGGAGAGTGCGTTAAACTACATCTTTGCAGAGATGGTGAACTCGTCACAGATGGTTCCAATTTAATCGATATCAG GTTTAACCCTGACGATCCCTGCGAACACTATCTTCTGAAGTGTTGTAAGATTCCAAATGAAGAAGATGAAGAAATCGTTGAACCTCCATTTTCTGGCGGGCAAGAAGTTGTGCAACCACCGTCTAGTCACGGAGAGATAATTCCTGTTCCTCCCACGACTCACGAAAATCTCAATAGTGTTGACGCAGGAGGTGGTGGTGCGATTGGTGGCGGAGGAGTAGGAGGTGGACCAATAGGGAACGGAGGAGCGGGCGGTGTGCCTACAGGAGGTGGAGGAATTGGAGGAAGTTCAACCGGTGGTGGAGGATTCGGTAGCGAACAAATACAAGGTGGAGGTGTCCACCCAATAGGAACCGGAAACGGAGGCATTGGCCCGATAGGAAATGGAGGCGGAGGAGCTGGCGGAGTGCCTACCGCAGGTGGAGGTATTGGAGGAAGTTCAACCGGTGGTGGAGGATTCGGTAGCGAATCAATACAAGGTGGAGGTGTTCACCCAATAGGAACCGGAGGTGCAGGCGTTGGTCCAATAGGAAATGGGGGCGGGGGCGCAACAGGAGGTGGACCAATCGGTGGTGGTGCTGTTGGAGGAAGTGGAGCAGATATTCCACCTCTTGGTCCGCAAATAGGAGCTGGTGGTTACGGTAATTGTCATGGACAAGGTTTCATTGGTGGTGGTAGTTTAGGTTACGGTAGTGGATCACCTGTAGAAATGTTTGGGGGAATGTTTCCATGGGGCAAGCCCCACTTGGGAAATTTGCAGATTGGTCAGTATCCACCCCAAATAAGTGGGTTGTTTAACTATGTAGTTGGAAGCGGCGGGCAATTTGGAAGTGTTAATAATGCGGGTGGTTTTACCGGAGCACCTCAAGTACCTGGTATGGTAGGATCAGGAGTTAGTGCGTCATCTAGTTCGTATGCTGGCAGCCAATCTGTGGGGCACTCCGGGCAGTTTGGGACTGGTTCAGTAAGTGGTTCGACATCTGGAGCTTTCGTTGGTAGTCAGGGAAATTTACAAACTGGAGGATCACAGAGTAGTGCCAGTGCCGGTAGCTCTTCTATTACATCTGGAGGACTGGCAGTGCCAGTCAGCCAATATGGGAGCAAACCAGGACAGTTTGGAAGTAGTTCGGTCACTGGCTCGGTATCTGGAGCTTTCCCTGGTACCCATGGCATTGATCAATCGACAGGATCGCAGAGTGGTGCTAGTGCGGGCAGTTCTTCTGTCACATCCGGTGGATTGCAAGTACCTAGTCATATAGCAACTGGGACTAGTGCTCTTTCGGGCAGCCAATCTGTGGGGCAATCCGGGCAGTTTGGAAGTGGTTCAGTGAGTGGTTCTACATCTGGAGCTTCCACGGGTAGTCAGAGCAATTTTCAAACTGGAGAATCACAGAGTGGTGCTAGTGCGGGCAGCTCTTCTATCACATCTGGAGGAATGCAAGTGCCTAGTCACACAGAATCCGGGACTAGCGATCTGTCAGGCAGCCAATATGGGAGCCAATCAGGACAGTTTGGAAGTAGTTCGATTACTGGTTCGGCTTTTCCTGGTAGTCATGGCATTGGTCAACCGATAGGATCGCAGAGTGGTGCTAGTACGGACAGTTCTTCTGTCACATCCGGTGAATTGAAAGTACCTTGTCAAATACCAACTGGGACTGAAGCTCTTTCGGGCAACCAATCTGCAGGGCAATCAGGACAGTTGGGAAGTGTTTCGGTTACTGGTTCGTCGTCTGAATCTTTCTCTGGTAGTCAGGCTAGTGGCCAATCTGGAAGAACGTTGAGTGGAGGTCCTGCAGGCAGTTATTCTATCACAGCCAAAGAAGTGCATGTTCCTAGTCATACAGAATCTGAGGCAAGTACTTCGTCTGGTTCCCAGATTGGCAGTCAAACGCTGGTGGAAAATATGCCGTTTTCTAATACATCGACTGGGTCTTCATCTGGTAATCAGTCTGGAGCTAATTCAATAACTTCCGGAGAAATTCAATTACCCAGTAATACGGATCCTTCACTATTCAATCAAACTAAGggacaaattgaaaatgaatcattTTCTGGTCCGTTGTCAGGATCTTTATCTGGTAGTCAGAGCTTGGATAATCCAGAAAGTATTTCAGGAGGCCTGCAGCATCCCATTGGATCTGGAGTCAGTGAACAGTTAGGTGGTGGATCACTATACCCACATGGAGAAGTGCCAGGAAGTTTTTCGCCTGGACTTGAGCCTGAAAATCAATCTATCCCTCCTACTGGAGAAATTGAGGTTCCAGGTACAAACGATTTTGAAGGTTCAGACGGAAGCCAAAAAACAGGATACTATGGTAGCGATTCTAAAATACCTGTAGGAAGTATGCCAACTGCTGGTGCAGGAAACAAATCTCCAGGTCAGTCTGTTGATGATGTCTCAATTCATTCTGGAATAAAAAGCCCTAGTTTACCAGAATCTGGTGCCGGTATTTCGAGTGTATCTGCACAAAGCGAGCAAACATCAGGGCTTATTAGTAGTGGTGTTTCTACTAGTGAAGTGAAGAAAAATGATATGACTGGCATTTCGGCTGGTCAATTATCAACTGGATACCCAATCTCGGGAGTTACGCATGACCCAAGTGGATCTGGGTTGGGTGCCGCAGTGGACTCTCTTGGACATTTAAGTGAAGGCACACAAAGCACTACTACAACCGGAAAATTGCCAGGAGGTTCATCTGGTGTAGATGCCAAACCACCTGGACATTTTGGAATCGGTTCGTTGATACCAGCGGAAGGAGTTTCAAGCACAAAAGAATCATCAGCTACATTAGGATCCGATAAAGTACACAAAAGTGGTATTACTGGTTCTGGTATATTTAAAGGTAGTAATGTTGAACCTAGCGCAGTTTATACTGGCAGTTCTTTATCACAGGGACAACTTATTGGAGAAGCTGTGATTTCACCTGAAAAGGTATCAGCAGGAGGATTTACAGAATCTATATCGGGTTCCTTATCAGGTTCTGATTCCGGAGGTTTTGTTCGAGAACAAACTGGAAGTGCTACTGATACTATAGGAGTGCAGAGTACTGGTACAACAGGATCAGTAGGCGGTACTTTACATGGTTCCTCTGCTGGCCTGTCTGGTATCGATGGAAAGCATACGACAAAGGTAACACATGATTTAAACCATGGAGAAACCGACAAGTATTCTTCCAGCAGCGCAGGAAGTGAATCACATCATACTCTTTATGGGACTGGGCCGACTATAGTGCGACCTGTAGGAATTGGACATGGTTCAGAAACTATTTTACCTGATAGTAAGGGTATCATAAAAGATCAAACAATAAATACATCTGGAGCCAGTGCAGGAGGAACGTTTATTAAACAACAAGATTTTACTGCAGGTGGAGTAAAGGGTGGTCATCAAAAATCTACAGGTGGTGCTTATGGAGGGCACTTTACAGAGAAACATTCTGGTAAATACTCGTATGGCGCTTATGGTCATAAAGATAGCTCACACG ATGTAACAGCAAATCCACTTGTTCCTTCGCAAGAAAACGTGGGATGTGGGATTCGCCATGCCGATGGAGTTGGATTCCGAATCACCGGCAACAATGACGGTGAATCTGAGTACGGTGAATTCCCTTGGATGGTTGCAATTTTGAAAGAAGAAAAAGCCTTAGATCAGGTCATCAATGTATATCAGTGTGGTGGATCTCTGATCCATCCTCAGGTTGTGTTGACCGCTGCCCACTGTGTACAAAACAAACAGCCTCATGAGATTAAAATACGCCTTGGAGAATGGGATACTCAAACTACCAATGAAATCTATGATCATCAG GATCGAAACGTTATGGAGATAGTTGTGCACGATAAATTTTACAAGGGAGGTCTTTTTAACGATGTAGCCTTGCTATTCCTTAATAAACCGGCGGAAATTATTGACACTGTGAATACAGCGTGCTTACCTCCTCAGGATTATAATTTCGATTTAAATCGTTGCTTTGCCTCTGGTTGGGGTAAGGACGTATTtggaaaagaaggaaaatatcAAGTTATTCTAAAGAAAATAGAGCTGCCCATAATGCCTTTCATCAAGTGTCAGGACGCTTTACGCACAACTCGACTAGGTAGAAGATTTAACCTAAATAAGAGCTTCATTTGCGCCGGAGGAGAACCAGGAAAAGATACCTGTAAAGGCGATGGAGGATCTCCTCTAGTTTGCCCTATTCCAGGAACGACCAACCGTTACTATCAGGCCGGTATAGTTGCCTGGGGTATTGGATGCGGGGAAACGGGAATTCCTGGTGTATACGTTAATGTTGCCGCATTTAGAAATTGGATCGATGAACATTTGACACAGCATAGCATCCCACATGATTATTACATCTACGTATAG
- the LOC131692577 gene encoding LOW QUALITY PROTEIN: uncharacterized protein LOC131692577 (The sequence of the model RefSeq protein was modified relative to this genomic sequence to represent the inferred CDS: substituted 2 bases at 2 genomic stop codons) gives MNYLENLLIYFTNLSTFYIFSIVTSVAIVILTIYVGSVTRLTNGTNGPDDNKLQHLTKVXLNNQNSXMIDEESEDENLRIESVRQLKSAKLKSLEKTLTEEQREAEKEIEKVQLAAIFDLLRKQNEEFRIDSALNEDELHDQLSLYR, from the exons atgaattatctggAAAATTTGCTGATCTATTTCACAAATCTTTCTACATTTTATATATTCAGTATAGTTACATCTGTGGCAATCGTTATTTTAACCATTTATGTAGGAAGTGTGACACGGCTCACAAACGGAACTAATGGACCAGATGATAATAAATTGCAGCACCTTACGAAGGTATAATT GAACAACCAAAACAGTTAGATGATTGACgaagaaagcgaagacgaaaaCTTGAGGATAGAATCCGTTCGGCAGCTAAAATCTGCGAAATTAAAGTCTTTGGAAAAAACTCTCACGGAAGAACAGAGGGAGGCCGAAAAAGA AATCGAAAAAGTGCAACTAGCTGCGATATTTGATCTGCTTCGGAAACAAAATGAAGAGTTTCGTATAGATTCGGCTCTTAATGAAGATGAGCTCCACGACCAGCTTAGCTTGTATCGGTGA